A section of the Homo sapiens chromosome 15 genomic scaffold, GRCh38.p14 alternate locus group ALT_REF_LOCI_1 HSCHR15_3_CTG8 genome encodes:
- the B2M gene encoding beta-2-microglobulin isoform X1, with amino-acid sequence MSRSVALAVLALLSLSGLEAIQRTPKIQVYSRHPAENGKSNFLNCYVSGFHPSDIEVDLLKNGERIEKVEHSDLSFSKDWSFYLLYYTEFTPTEKDEYACRVNHVTLSQPKIVKWGKSYILL; translated from the exons ATGTCTCGCTCCGTGGCCTTAGCTGTGCTCGCGCTACTCTCTCTTTCTGGCCTGGAGGCTATCCAGC GTACTCCAAAGATTCAGGTTTACTCACGTCATCCAGCAGAGAATGGAAAGTCAAATTTCCTGAATTGCTATGTGTCTGGGTTTCATCCATCCGACATTGAAGTTGACTTACTGAAGAATGGAGAGAGAATTGAAAAAGTGGAGCATTCAGACTTGTCTTTCAGCAAGGACTGGTCTTTCTATCTCTTGTACTACACTGAATTCACCCCCACTGAAAAAGATGAGTATGCCTGCCGTGTGAACCATGTGACTTTGTCACAGCCCAAGATAGTTAAGTGGGGTAAGTCTTACATTCTTTTGTAA
- the B2M gene encoding beta-2-microglobulin precursor, which produces MSRSVALAVLALLSLSGLEAIQRTPKIQVYSRHPAENGKSNFLNCYVSGFHPSDIEVDLLKNGERIEKVEHSDLSFSKDWSFYLLYYTEFTPTEKDEYACRVNHVTLSQPKIVKWDRDM; this is translated from the exons ATGTCTCGCTCCGTGGCCTTAGCTGTGCTCGCGCTACTCTCTCTTTCTGGCCTGGAGGCTATCCAGC GTACTCCAAAGATTCAGGTTTACTCACGTCATCCAGCAGAGAATGGAAAGTCAAATTTCCTGAATTGCTATGTGTCTGGGTTTCATCCATCCGACATTGAAGTTGACTTACTGAAGAATGGAGAGAGAATTGAAAAAGTGGAGCATTCAGACTTGTCTTTCAGCAAGGACTGGTCTTTCTATCTCTTGTACTACACTGAATTCACCCCCACTGAAAAAGATGAGTATGCCTGCCGTGTGAACCATGTGACTTTGTCACAGCCCAAGATAGTTAAGTGGG ATCGAGACATGTAA